The stretch of DNA GATATTTCGTTGGAACTAATGTAGCTATTGGGGTAGGTGTAGGATATGCTTCTAATGTTGATAAAATGACTGTTGACAATGCTTATACTAAAACTCGTAACTCTGCTGTTGTAGTTGAGCCTTTCGCAAGAAAGTACTGGACTTTAGGAGAGAAGTTTTATATCTTCGGTCAGTTATCTGTACCAATGGAATTCGGAACTGACAAAAGAGACGTTTCTATTCTTAACAATACTACAAGTACAAAAGCAACTTACAATGCATTTGGAGTTTCTATTAAGCCAGGTTTAGATTATTTCTTAAACAAGAACTGGACTATCGAAGCTACAATCGGAGATTTCGGATACAGCAACTTTAAGTACAAAAATGCTAAAAGTATCGATAACTACAGATTCGGACTTGACTTAGCGTCAGTTTCTATCGGTGTTAAATATGTTTTTGCTAAGTAATTAACAAAATACTATAATCTAAAGTCCTAAGTTTTTCTTAGGACTTTTTCTGTTTTAGATTTAAAATTATAAACCATGAAAAAATTATTACTTGCTGGTGTTGTAGCATTTTTTGGCTTGTCTAGCGCCCAGATTAATAAGGGTACAGTGTATGTCTCAGGACAAGCAGGCTATTTTAAAAACAACTATAAAAACACAGGAGATTCTAAAGAAGAGTTTAAAGTAATTCCTTCTGTAGGAGTTTTTATAGCACCTAATCTAGCGGTAGGTGCAGGTATAGGGTATACCAATGGTAAGGAAATATCCCGCGAATTTTTCTACTATAACTCTGCTTTTTCAGTGGAGGATGTTACAGCTAAACCCTCTGCGTTTGTAGTGGCTCCATTTGTAAGAAAATACTGGACA from Chryseobacterium piperi encodes:
- a CDS encoding outer membrane beta-barrel protein — its product is MKKLLLAGAVALFGLSNAQIAQGTTYLSGTVGYSSTENNNNDRKVDNFRVIPTVGYFVGTNVAIGVGVGYASNVDKMTVDNAYTKTRNSAVVVEPFARKYWTLGEKFYIFGQLSVPMEFGTDKRDVSILNNTTSTKATYNAFGVSIKPGLDYFLNKNWTIEATIGDFGYSNFKYKNAKSIDNYRFGLDLASVSIGVKYVFAK